From one Plasmodium knowlesi strain H genome assembly, chromosome: 11 genomic stretch:
- a CDS encoding chorismate synthase, putative gives MSTYGTLLKVTSFGESHGKAIGCVIDGFLPNIEINFSLIQKELNRRRPNQSKLTSSRNEEDKLIVLSGFDENRTLGTPITFLINNEDVKKEHYSSFIDIPRPGHGDYTYFKKYNIKNKSGSSRFSGRETATRVAAGACIEQWLQNYYHCSIVCYVHSVGNIKLPEEVVKNFERNPPSRDLVDTYGAVKYDQARGIFCDFFGNVYNADGKFLRGGGVTYERAVPSDGDLENAHERLTDPGEYTLLQTRCPHPFTAVQICSYILKLKEAGDSIGGIATCIVQNVPIGIGEPIFEKMESELGKIILSIPAVKGIEFGSGFDGTYMLGSEHNDLFRPLDASEERYYQRGWSLTNSVDNNGGEVTSRGAHAEEGIFFEKNYCHLRDHTSNRSDTPIEQSMRQTSPPRSEKLLITTSNNCGGILAGITTGNNIVFRAAIKPVSSIQIEKETSNFSGQKCKLKVKGMHDCCILPRLPPIIEACTSIVIGDMILRQVAKYGHSRLPSLGYLSRSTKE, from the coding sequence ATGAGCACGTATGGGACGCTGTTGAAGGTGACTTCTTTTGGAGAGAGTCACGGAAAAGCAATCGGGTGCGTGATAGATGGTTTCCTTCCAAACATAGAAATAAATTTCTCGCTGATACAAAAAGAACTAAATAGGAGGAGACCAAATCAGTCCAAGCTCACTAGTAGCCGAAATGAAGAGGATAAATTAATTGTCCTTTCCGGTTTTGATGAAAATAGAACTTTGGGAACACCAatcacatttttaattaataacgaagatgtgaagaaggaacattATTCCTCCTTCATAGATATTCCTAGACCAGGTCATGGGGATTacacatattttaaaaaatacaatatTAAGAATAAAAGTGGAAGTAGCCGTTTTTCAGGAAGAGAAACTGCTACGCGTGTAGCAGCAGGTGCTTGCATAGAGCAGTGGttacaaaattattatcACTGTAGTATCGTTTGTTATGTCCATTCTGtgggaaatataaaattaccTGAAGAGGTCGTAAAAAATTTCGAACGGAATCCACCGTCGAGGGATTTAGTCGACACATATGGGGCTGTGAAGTACGACCAGGCGAGAGGCATATTCTGCGACTTTTTCGGCAATGTATACAACGCTGATGGGAAGTTCCTGCGGGGGGGTGGAGTTACCTATGAGAGAGCAGTTCCCAGCGATGGAGATTTAGAAAACGCGCATGAAAGGTTAACGGATCCAGGTGAGTACACTCTCCTGCAAACCAGATGCCCACATCCATTTACGGCAGTACaaatatgttcatatattttgaaaTTAAAAGAAGCAGGTGATAGCATAGGGGGGATAGCTACGTGCATTGTACAGAACGTGCCAATAGGAATTGGAGAACCCAtctttgaaaaaatggaatcagaattaggaaaaattattctttcCATACCAGCAGTGAAGGGTATCGAATTTGGTAGTGGATTCGATGGGACATATATGCTGGGGTCGGAACATAACGATTTGTTCAGGCCTTTGGATGCATCGGAGGAGAGGTACTATCAGAGGGGATGGAGTCTGACGAATTCTGTTGACAATAACGGAGGAGAAGTGACATCACGGGGGGCACATGCAGAGGAGGGaatatttttcgaaaaaaattactgcCATCTACGGGACCATACCTCCAATCGATCCGACACACCAATCGAGCAATCGATGCGACAAACTTCTCCTCCTCGTTCAGAAAAACTATTAATCACAACAAGTAACAACTGCGGAGGTATTCTAGCGGGAATTACAACGGGAAATAATATTGTCTTCAGAGCGGCCATAAAACCTGTATCGTCCATACAAATAGAAAAGGAGACATCTAATTTTTCTGGACAAAAATGCAAACTGAAGGTAAAAGGAATGCATGACTGCTGCATACTGCCGAGACTTCCTCCCATTATTGAAGCCTGCACTAGTATTGTCATCGGAGATATGATACTAAGACAAGTGGCCAAGTATGGGCATAGCAGACTTCCCTCTTTGGGGTACCTCTCTCGTTCGACGAAGGAGTAG